In Anaeromusa acidaminophila DSM 3853, the genomic stretch TCCGGCGTAAGGCCTCTCAGCTCCGCACAGCCCTGGCGATGCTGCGTCAGGCCCACCGGCACAATAGCCAGCGACTGCACAGCCGGACGCAACGCGTATAAATCAGCAATGGTTTTTTGCAGCACCTCGCCGTCGTTATGCCCAGGGCATAAAACTACCTGCGTATGCATTTCAATGCCTGCCTCTGCCAGCCGTTGCAACTGCGGCAGAATTTCCGCCGCTTTCGGCTGATTCAGCATAGCGGCACGCACGGCGCCGTCAGTAGCATGCACGGAAATATAAAGAGGAGATAAATGCAGGCGGAAAATACGCTCCCAGTCCGCCTGGCGCACATTGGTCAGAGTAATAAAATTCCCATACAAAAAAGACATCCGATAATCATCGTCTTTTACATACAGGCTTTGCCGCATTCCCGACGGCATTTGGTCGACAAAGCAAAAAATGCAGCGATTGCCGCAACGACGAATGCCGTCAAAAACAGCTTCATCAAACTCAATTCCCAGTTCTTCATTATATTCTTTTTCAATCTCTACGACTTCATCGCCGTCTTCCGTCCGCACCGTCAGCACAACTTCTTCGTCGGCCACGGCAAAACTCCAATCGATAACATCCTCCATCGCCTGGCCGTTCACCAAAAGAATTTCATGGCCTGGCTGTAGGCCAATTTCTTCGGCAATGCTGCCGGGCTGAATCGAGGAAATGATGGCCCTGCGCTGTCCCAAAGCCTTTCACCTCTCCTTATTGTTGCGCTTTATCGTGCAACACATATTTATTAATAATACCGTGTTCCAAGCATCCTTTCAAGTGCCGAAAAGCCATTGAAAAGACCATGAACGCAACGCTTCATGGTCTTTATCTCAAGCCTTTTCCAACAGCGTCCAGGCGCTGCGCGCCAATACGGCCGCTCCGATCGGCAAGGCCGCCTCATCAATATCAAACCGCGGATGATGATGCGGAAAAGAAATGCCCTTTCCCTCATTGCCAGCGCCGACGAGTAAGAACGTCCCCGGAACCTTAGCCAAATAGCAAGAAAAATCTTCCCCTACCATGACCGGAGGAAAATCCCGCTTTACATTTTCGGCTCCCGCCACCGCCGCCGCTTCTTGAGCAACAATGGCCGTCACAGCCGGCTCATTAACAACAGGATCATGCCCATAAATGCGCTTTAACACATACGCAACGCCTTCAGCTTCGCAAATCCCTCGGCACACTTGTTCCAAGCGCTGAAACAAAGTCTCCCGTACGGACTGAGAAAAGCTGCGAATGGTTCCTTTCAAAACAGCCTTCCCTGGAATAACATTAAAAGCGTCCCCCGCCTGAAGCATGCCCAGCGCCAATACTGCCGGTTCCAGCGGATCAATCACCGCGCTAACAGAGCCGCGCAACGCCACAGCAATTTGCGCCCCTGCCGCAAGAGCGTCTACTGTCTGAAACGGCATGGAAGCATGACCGCCTTTTCCTTGCACGATAATTTCAAAAGCATCCGGACTAGCCATTACCGGCCCTTGCACAGCGGCAATCATTCCCGCCGGCAATGGCTGCCATAAATGCAATCCCACAATAGCGCTTACGCCTTCCAGCGCCCCTTCGTCAATCAGCGCCTGCGCGCCGCTAGGAAAATTTTCTTCACAAGGCTGAAACAACAACCGCACGGTTCCCGAAAGCTGTTCTCGCTGCTGCACCAAGGCTGCAGCAGCGCCCAATAAGCCAGCCATATGCCCATCATGGCCGCAGGCATGACAAATACCAGACATGCACGAGCGGTAGCTTTCCGGTCCCTGGTCTTCTACCGACAGTGCATCCATATCCGCCCGCAAAGCCACTATTTTCGACGCAGCACGCCCGCCGACAATATCAGCGACAATACCTGTACCAGCAACTTTGCGCGGTGACAAACCCATTTTGCCAAGTATATCGAGCATTTTTTTCTGCGTGGCCTTTTCCTGCCCGCTTAGCTCCGGATGTTTTCTAAAGTGCCGACGCCAAGCAATAATCTGATCTGTGTTAGCCTCAATCGACAACTGCAAATTAAGAAGTGAATTGCTCATCAACGAGCCTGCCGAAAGGAATCATAGATTTTTTGATACTCCGGAGTCGCCGGGATCGCTTCATAAATATAAAGATGAATTCCATTAGGATCATCCACAACAAAGCTGCGCTCTCCCCAAGGCTTATCCTGGAGCGATTGCACAAGCGACAACCCCGCGTCTTTTAAACGCTGGTACTCGGCCTGCACATCGGGCACTTCAAAAGAAAGAATGGTGCCGGTACCGCAAAAAAATTCCCCTTCATCTCGGCGCGGCAAGGTAAAGCTCAAACCGCTGGTCGGCATGCCCGGAACCATCATTTCCAAATACCAATCACTCTCATACACTAATTCAAAATCAAAATAATTCATATAAAATTCTTTAGATTCCTGCAGTTTATCAGTACAAAACGTTGCATCCACCCGCGTAATTTTCATCATATCCGTTCGCCCCCTGGAGTATTGTTTCTTATCGTTTATGAATTCCCTATGCATCGCCGTTTTCCCTGCCACGACAAAAAAAAGCTCCCGTACACGGGAGCTTTACTTGTTAATTGGTGGGGTTAAACGGGCTCGAACCGCTGACCTCATGCATGTCAAGCATGCGCTCTAACCAACTGAGCTATAACCCCAAGGACAGTGGTAATTATAATACGTTCAGCCCTTAAAAGTCAAGGCTTTTTTGCTGATAATTCACATACCGCCACAGATGAAGGTTCCGCCAACAGTACTCCTGCCAACAAAGCCGTACAGGGCGCCACCAGAACTACTCCGATACTGCCGGTTAAGGTGTGCAGTATTTCTGCTGCCACATACGTCAAATTCAGAACATTGACTACTGGCGTCCCTTGGGCAATAAAAACCATCATCAGCGCCATAAAGGAACCGCTGTAAGCTAAAAGAAGCGTAGTCGTCATCGTGCCCACTACCGCCCGCCCAATATGCATTCCGGAAGCAATAGCCTCGCTTCTCGCTAGGTCTGGCCTCTTACATTTCAGCTCGCCGACAGCCACCGCAATATCAACAGCTACATCCATCATCGCCCCGGAAGACGCCAGCATAATTCCAGCAAAAAACATTCTCGTCAGGTCTAGCTGAGCATACCCCATATGCAACAAAGTCTCCGCATATGGCAAAACCGCACCGTGAACCCGAAATAGCTGTCCGAATAAAAACGCCAGCAATACAGCCCCTAAAGCGCCTCCTATAGTACCGCAAAAAGCCGCTAATGCAATGCGGTTAAAGCCGATAACCAACAGCGTAACCGTACCGACAATAGCCGCTACAACTAAGACGGACACAAGCACTGGATCCCACCCAAGTAAAACCAGCGGCCACAACACCTTCCACAAAACCAAAACGGTAAATACAAAAGAAAGAAGCGCTTTCAGTCCCGTCCAGCGGGCATACCAGCACAAAAGCGTTGCAAAGAGAAAAAAGAGCAACCCCTCTGCGTACAAGCGATAATGATCCACTACATTGGCGGCCTGAATCTCGCCTGCCGTCCCCTTGATAGTCACCAGCGCCATATCGCCAGAGGCGAACATCTTATCCATCTCCAGTTTCCCTAAAAGCGTATTGCTGCAAACAATGGTCTTTCCTTCATA encodes the following:
- a CDS encoding amidohydrolase — translated: MSNSLLNLQLSIEANTDQIIAWRRHFRKHPELSGQEKATQKKMLDILGKMGLSPRKVAGTGIVADIVGGRAASKIVALRADMDALSVEDQGPESYRSCMSGICHACGHDGHMAGLLGAAAALVQQREQLSGTVRLLFQPCEENFPSGAQALIDEGALEGVSAIVGLHLWQPLPAGMIAAVQGPVMASPDAFEIIVQGKGGHASMPFQTVDALAAGAQIAVALRGSVSAVIDPLEPAVLALGMLQAGDAFNVIPGKAVLKGTIRSFSQSVRETLFQRLEQVCRGICEAEGVAYVLKRIYGHDPVVNEPAVTAIVAQEAAAVAGAENVKRDFPPVMVGEDFSCYLAKVPGTFLLVGAGNEGKGISFPHHHPRFDIDEAALPIGAAVLARSAWTLLEKA
- a CDS encoding VOC family protein; this translates as MMKITRVDATFCTDKLQESKEFYMNYFDFELVYESDWYLEMMVPGMPTSGLSFTLPRRDEGEFFCGTGTILSFEVPDVQAEYQRLKDAGLSLVQSLQDKPWGERSFVVDDPNGIHLYIYEAIPATPEYQKIYDSFRQAR
- a CDS encoding DUF512 domain-containing protein: MGQRRAIISSIQPGSIAEEIGLQPGHEILLVNGQAMEDVIDWSFAVADEEVVLTVRTEDGDEVVEIEKEYNEELGIEFDEAVFDGIRRCGNRCIFCFVDQMPSGMRQSLYVKDDDYRMSFLYGNFITLTNVRQADWERIFRLHLSPLYISVHATDGAVRAAMLNQPKAAEILPQLQRLAEAGIEMHTQVVLCPGHNDGEVLQKTIADLYALRPAVQSLAIVPVGLTQHRQGCAELRGLTPEEAGRIIDEVALCQERFLKEAQTRFVFLGDEFYLAAERSWPTEEAYEGFPQLENGVGMVRDFLTDWERQLQEVQNTQPAAEDIWIVAGASASKVLEPLLAGPLWQHVRVIEVANEFFGPAITVTGLLTGGDIIKALQREGARPQRLILPGVALRKGEAIFLDDMTLEQVSEQAGCDVRIAHGAEDLFGLLRGRIL
- a CDS encoding YibE/F family protein, translated to MKRDRIVVIVILLLSFGLYWLPSQFEPEEDGYVRAQGRVLSVDNEHVYARGVVRTGVQEVVLQIMDGPYEGKTIVCSNTLLGKLEMDKMFASGDMALVTIKGTAGEIQAANVVDHYRLYAEGLLFFLFATLLCWYARWTGLKALLSFVFTVLVLWKVLWPLVLLGWDPVLVSVLVVAAIVGTVTLLVIGFNRIALAAFCGTIGGALGAVLLAFLFGQLFRVHGAVLPYAETLLHMGYAQLDLTRMFFAGIMLASSGAMMDVAVDIAVAVGELKCKRPDLARSEAIASGMHIGRAVVGTMTTTLLLAYSGSFMALMMVFIAQGTPVVNVLNLTYVAAEILHTLTGSIGVVLVAPCTALLAGVLLAEPSSVAVCELSAKKP